The proteins below are encoded in one region of Pseudomonas sp. SCB32:
- a CDS encoding Lrp/AsnC family transcriptional regulator: protein MELDRIDARLLDELQRNNRVSSEELGERVGLSSTGVQRRLKRLRAEGVIQADVSIVNPKSVGRDVMMLVLVSLERERADIIDKFKQSIRNTPEVMSGYYVTGDADFVLIITSKSIEDYEQFTRQFFYNNSNIKWFKTMVIMDRVKTGFTIPIPGLSEVIK, encoded by the coding sequence GTGGAACTGGACAGGATCGATGCGAGACTGCTTGACGAGCTTCAAAGGAACAACCGGGTTTCCAGCGAAGAGTTGGGTGAGAGGGTTGGACTCTCCAGCACGGGTGTTCAGCGCCGCCTCAAACGCTTGAGGGCCGAAGGTGTCATCCAGGCAGACGTTTCGATCGTCAATCCTAAATCCGTTGGCCGAGACGTGATGATGCTGGTCCTGGTATCCCTTGAGCGGGAAAGAGCCGACATTATCGACAAGTTCAAGCAGTCCATTCGAAACACCCCCGAAGTCATGAGCGGGTACTACGTCACGGGAGACGCAGACTTCGTCCTCATCATTACCTCGAAGAGCATCGAGGATTATGAGCAGTTCACCCGGCAATTTTTCTATAATAACTCCAACATCAAGTGGTTCAAGACCATGGTCATCATGGACAGAGTGAAGACTGGCTTTACCATCCCAATCCCAGGTCTCTCTGAAGTAATAAAGTAA
- a CDS encoding APC family permease yields MQSPKGEVALKRTLTVRDMVIYGMIFMIPIAPMGIYGYIVSEAKGMATMAYLVGMIAMIFTALSYARMSSTCPKAGSIYAYASHALGARIGFLVGWLVLLDYILLPALCYIVSALALEAVTGLSKWLWLAAFIAFNTVVNVRGIHITARTNDVFAICLMTVFVWFVTLGLYMVFGGHLGQPSIAPLYNAETFSPGLIMSAVSIAALSFLGFDAISTLAEENSGKPSDVGKATITVLFLMGALFIIQTWVAGMAWPDFGALAQDKDNAFYTIAYAVGGTPLKIACAVATAVSWGFSCALVAQTAISRILLSMARDGQLPAALARLHPRYQTPYVSTVFVAAVSMLVSVLFMSHVDSLTSLVNFGALSAFFVLHLCVLNQFMVRTPSGNWVKDGVVPLIGLAVIGYVWISLDMHAMKMGLAWLAVGVIYLAMNSRKIKRLQFS; encoded by the coding sequence ATGCAATCCCCCAAAGGCGAAGTCGCTCTCAAGCGCACGCTGACCGTGCGCGACATGGTCATTTACGGAATGATATTCATGATCCCCATCGCTCCAATGGGGATATATGGCTACATCGTCAGTGAAGCCAAGGGCATGGCCACAATGGCCTATCTGGTGGGCATGATCGCAATGATCTTCACCGCCTTGAGTTATGCCCGGATGTCTTCAACCTGTCCCAAGGCCGGCTCCATCTATGCCTATGCGAGTCATGCGCTGGGTGCCCGCATCGGGTTCCTGGTTGGCTGGCTGGTACTGCTGGATTACATCCTGCTTCCGGCGCTCTGCTATATCGTTTCCGCGCTCGCCCTGGAGGCAGTCACGGGGCTGTCGAAGTGGCTATGGCTGGCGGCATTCATCGCGTTCAACACCGTGGTAAACGTGCGTGGCATCCATATCACGGCGAGAACCAATGATGTCTTTGCCATCTGCCTGATGACAGTGTTCGTGTGGTTTGTGACCCTCGGCCTCTACATGGTGTTTGGCGGTCACCTGGGGCAGCCATCGATTGCGCCGTTGTACAACGCTGAGACCTTCAGTCCGGGGCTGATCATGAGTGCGGTGTCGATCGCCGCATTGAGTTTCCTGGGGTTTGATGCCATCAGTACGCTTGCCGAGGAGAACTCCGGCAAGCCCAGCGATGTGGGCAAGGCCACTATCACGGTTCTGTTCCTGATGGGGGCCCTGTTCATCATCCAGACCTGGGTGGCGGGCATGGCCTGGCCCGATTTCGGCGCTCTCGCCCAGGACAAGGACAATGCGTTCTACACCATCGCCTACGCGGTGGGAGGTACGCCGCTGAAGATCGCGTGCGCCGTCGCCACAGCGGTTTCGTGGGGATTCTCCTGTGCGCTTGTGGCACAAACCGCCATTTCGCGGATTCTGCTGAGCATGGCGCGTGACGGTCAGCTCCCGGCTGCCCTGGCCCGTCTGCATCCGCGCTATCAGACGCCGTATGTGAGCACAGTGTTCGTGGCCGCGGTGTCCATGCTGGTCAGCGTCCTGTTCATGTCCCATGTCGACTCGCTGACTTCACTGGTGAACTTCGGCGCGCTGTCGGCGTTCTTCGTGCTGCATCTGTGCGTGCTGAACCAGTTCATGGTTCGTACGCCCTCCGGCAACTGGGTAAAAGACGGCGTGGTTCCTCTGATTGGCCTGGCAGTCATTGGCTATGTGTGGATCAGCCTGGATATGCATGCCATGAAGATGGGACTTGCCTGGCTTGCAGTGGGCGTCATCTACCTGGCGATGAACAGCCGGAAAATCAAAAGACTCCAGTTCTCTTAA
- a CDS encoding amino acid ABC transporter ATP-binding protein, whose amino-acid sequence MIKVSGVCKSFGAANILNGVSVDFKPGEVVAILGASGSGKSTFLRLLNRLEKHETGSIVIDGVEVSDKPSSLAALRREVGMVFQSFNLFSNMTVLENVCLAPRKVRGLSKANSHEVASALLARVGMADHCHKYPAMLSGGQQQRVAIARALAMEPRVLLFDEPTSALDPEMVTEVLDVMKKLAASGMTMLIVTHEMGFASEVADRIIFFSQGKIEEDLPPKEFFNGCSNPRVKSFLGKVLQPSVNASQALG is encoded by the coding sequence CTGATCAAGGTAAGCGGCGTCTGCAAGAGTTTCGGTGCGGCAAACATCCTCAATGGGGTGTCGGTGGACTTCAAGCCGGGCGAGGTCGTCGCCATTCTCGGAGCCTCTGGCTCGGGCAAGTCGACATTCCTTCGGTTGCTGAATCGACTGGAGAAGCACGAGACGGGCTCGATCGTAATCGATGGCGTCGAGGTGTCGGACAAACCTTCCAGCCTGGCGGCACTGCGCCGGGAAGTGGGCATGGTATTCCAGAGCTTCAACCTCTTTTCCAATATGACGGTTCTGGAAAATGTATGCCTCGCCCCTCGCAAGGTACGGGGCCTGTCCAAAGCCAATTCCCACGAAGTCGCATCAGCCCTGCTGGCGCGCGTGGGGATGGCCGATCACTGCCACAAGTATCCGGCGATGCTCTCGGGTGGCCAGCAGCAACGTGTCGCCATCGCCCGCGCGCTCGCGATGGAACCGCGCGTACTTCTCTTCGATGAGCCCACCTCGGCACTCGACCCGGAAATGGTCACGGAGGTTCTGGATGTCATGAAGAAGCTGGCGGCCAGCGGCATGACGATGCTGATCGTCACGCACGAGATGGGGTTTGCCAGCGAGGTCGCCGACCGGATCATCTTCTTCAGCCAGGGGAAAATCGAAGAAGACCTGCCACCGAAGGAGTTTTTCAACGGTTGTTCCAATCCTCGGGTAAAGTCATTCCTTGGAAAGGTATTACAACCCAGTGTCAATGCCAGCCAGGCGCTTGGCTGA
- a CDS encoding aspartate aminotransferase family protein, whose amino-acid sequence MDKHTQELIAAQDRGSVLHPFTHLKDFASGKLGDPTIVETGKGIRITDATGREYIDGFAGLYCMNIGYGRTEVAEAISRQAHKLAYYHTYAAHTTDELARLSDRLVRMAPGKMSKVFYGLSGSDANETQAKIVWYYNNLRGLPKKKKIISRDRGYHGCSVVSGSMTGMSFYHDYMDLPVSGILRTGVPHHYWGAEPGETEEQFSARRARELEELILSEGPDTIGAFIAEPVLGTGGITPPPAGYWAAIQPVLKKYDILLIADEVITGFGRTGAMFGCEKYGIEPDLITVAKGLTSAYAPLSASIVGEKVYKVMEEGADRVGAFSHGYTYSGHPIGVAAANAVLDIVENEDIPGHVSRVGEYFQKSMQETFANLPIVGEVRGVGLMAAIEFVADPVTKARFDPALKVGARVSKAARDLNLIARAMPHGDILGFAPPLVTTEKEVDQIIDIAQKAVLSVMDELKA is encoded by the coding sequence ATGGATAAGCACACTCAAGAACTCATCGCCGCTCAAGACCGTGGCTCCGTACTGCACCCGTTCACCCACCTGAAGGACTTCGCCAGCGGCAAGCTGGGCGACCCGACCATCGTCGAGACGGGCAAGGGCATCCGCATCACCGATGCGACCGGTCGCGAGTACATCGATGGCTTCGCCGGCCTGTACTGCATGAACATCGGCTACGGCCGTACGGAAGTGGCGGAGGCGATCTCGCGCCAGGCCCACAAGCTCGCCTACTACCATACCTACGCAGCGCACACGACCGACGAACTGGCTCGTCTCTCGGATCGTCTGGTCCGCATGGCGCCGGGCAAGATGAGCAAGGTGTTCTACGGCCTGTCCGGCTCCGATGCCAACGAAACCCAGGCCAAGATCGTCTGGTACTACAACAACCTGCGCGGCTTGCCGAAGAAGAAGAAAATCATCTCCCGCGATCGTGGCTATCACGGCTGCTCCGTCGTATCGGGCTCCATGACCGGGATGAGCTTCTATCACGACTACATGGATCTTCCGGTCTCGGGCATCCTGCGCACCGGTGTGCCGCATCACTACTGGGGCGCCGAGCCCGGCGAAACCGAAGAACAGTTCTCCGCCCGTCGTGCGCGGGAGCTGGAAGAGCTGATCCTGAGCGAAGGCCCGGACACCATTGGTGCATTCATCGCCGAGCCCGTCCTGGGCACCGGCGGCATCACACCGCCCCCGGCCGGTTACTGGGCCGCGATCCAGCCGGTCCTGAAGAAGTACGACATCCTGCTGATCGCCGATGAAGTCATCACCGGTTTCGGCCGCACCGGCGCCATGTTCGGCTGCGAGAAGTACGGCATCGAGCCGGACCTGATCACCGTCGCCAAGGGCCTCACTTCTGCCTACGCCCCGCTGTCCGCATCGATCGTAGGCGAGAAGGTCTACAAGGTCATGGAAGAAGGTGCAGACCGCGTAGGCGCTTTCTCCCATGGCTACACCTACTCCGGCCACCCGATCGGTGTCGCCGCCGCGAACGCCGTCCTGGACATCGTCGAGAACGAAGACATCCCGGGCCACGTCAGCCGCGTCGGCGAGTACTTCCAGAAGTCCATGCAGGAAACCTTCGCCAATCTCCCGATCGTGGGTGAGGTTCGCGGTGTCGGCCTGATGGCGGCCATCGAGTTCGTAGCCGACCCGGTAACCAAGGCACGCTTCGACCCCGCCCTGAAAGTCGGTGCCCGCGTATCGAAAGCTGCACGCGACCTCAACCTGATCGCCCGCGCCATGCCTCACGGCGACATCCTGGGGTTCGCCCCGCCACTGGTTACTACCGAGAAGGAGGTGGATCAGATCATCGACATTGCTCAGAAGGCCGTACTCAGCGTCATGGATGAGCTGAAGGCCTAA
- a CDS encoding cysteine hydrolase family protein: MKRLETTGMTRATLVDPKRTALLIVDVQNAEVSPYIQEHHPEYYHRVMNEVVPGIRSLIAAARESGSEVIYTVIESLTRDGRDRSLDHKLSGLLVPRGSWEGKVVEAIAPGEDDIVLPKTSSGVFNSTNLDYVLRNLGVTAVIVVGVLTDQCIDMAVRDGADRGYFMVCVSDACASYNQTRHQNALSAFGGYCRISTREQVIAELTRAL; encoded by the coding sequence ATGAAGCGTCTCGAAACAACGGGCATGACCCGCGCAACCCTGGTGGACCCCAAGCGCACCGCGCTGCTGATCGTCGACGTCCAGAACGCTGAGGTCTCGCCCTACATCCAGGAACACCACCCGGAGTACTACCACCGGGTGATGAACGAAGTGGTACCCGGCATACGGAGCCTGATAGCTGCCGCCCGTGAATCCGGCAGCGAAGTGATCTATACGGTGATCGAAAGCCTGACCCGAGACGGTCGTGATCGATCCCTGGACCACAAGCTCTCCGGCCTGCTCGTACCCAGGGGTTCCTGGGAAGGCAAGGTCGTGGAAGCCATTGCCCCCGGCGAAGACGACATCGTCCTTCCCAAGACCTCTTCGGGCGTATTCAACTCCACGAACCTCGACTATGTCCTGCGCAACCTGGGCGTCACCGCGGTGATCGTCGTCGGCGTGCTCACCGATCAATGCATCGACATGGCGGTCCGCGACGGCGCCGACCGCGGCTATTTCATGGTCTGCGTTTCCGATGCCTGCGCCAGCTATAACCAGACGCGCCACCAGAACGCGCTTTCCGCCTTCGGCGGCTACTGCAGGATCTCGACCCGCGAACAGGTCATCGCCGAGCTCACCAGAGCCCTCTGA
- the alr gene encoding alanine racemase yields MIKYARSTLALSIALAFMGGAQAAPLLSAETSNKPYAEQVKATNAWIEVDKAAFENNIRTLQVKLQGKSQICAVMKADAYGHGIGLLVPSVIAMKVPCIAVASNEEARVVREKGFTGRLMRVRTATPSEVETALPYDVEELVGGLEFARELAEIARKHGEKLRIHLALNSAGMSRNGLEVSTDKGKQDALALVRLDGIQLVGIMTHFAVEERSDVLKGLEAFKEQSKWLIDAAHLDRSKLTLHTAASFAIQNVPEAWLDMVRPGNILYGDPVENSKEYQRVLSFKSTVASVNAYPAGNTVGYDRTLTLKRDSLLANVPVGYSDGYRRAFTNKSYVLINGQRVPTVGKISMNTVMVDVTDLKGGVKPGDEVVLFGRQGAAEISQGELEDFNNALLADLYTVWGNSNPRILKNQ; encoded by the coding sequence ATGATCAAATACGCACGTTCGACGCTGGCTCTTTCAATTGCCCTGGCTTTTATGGGTGGCGCACAAGCTGCACCGTTACTATCGGCAGAAACTTCCAATAAACCCTATGCAGAGCAAGTCAAGGCGACCAATGCATGGATCGAAGTTGACAAGGCGGCTTTCGAAAACAATATAAGGACCCTACAAGTTAAGTTGCAGGGAAAGAGCCAGATCTGCGCCGTCATGAAAGCAGATGCCTACGGGCACGGGATTGGCCTTCTCGTGCCTTCTGTCATCGCCATGAAGGTTCCCTGCATAGCAGTCGCCAGTAACGAAGAAGCGCGCGTCGTGAGGGAGAAAGGATTCACCGGTCGCCTGATGCGAGTGCGTACCGCCACCCCGAGCGAAGTCGAGACTGCCCTGCCGTACGACGTGGAAGAGCTCGTCGGCGGACTGGAATTTGCCCGTGAGCTGGCCGAGATTGCCAGGAAGCACGGCGAGAAATTGCGCATACACCTTGCCCTGAATTCGGCCGGGATGAGTCGCAACGGACTGGAGGTCTCCACCGACAAGGGTAAGCAAGACGCCCTGGCACTTGTCCGGCTCGATGGCATTCAACTGGTGGGGATCATGACGCACTTCGCGGTCGAGGAACGATCGGACGTGCTGAAAGGTCTTGAGGCATTCAAGGAGCAATCGAAGTGGCTGATCGATGCGGCGCACTTGGATCGCTCTAAATTGACGCTTCATACCGCTGCGTCCTTTGCAATCCAGAACGTTCCAGAAGCCTGGTTGGATATGGTTCGGCCTGGGAACATCCTTTACGGTGACCCTGTCGAGAACAGCAAGGAATACCAAAGGGTCCTTTCCTTCAAGTCCACCGTAGCGTCGGTCAATGCCTACCCTGCCGGAAATACGGTTGGCTACGATCGGACACTGACGCTGAAACGTGACTCGCTGCTGGCGAACGTTCCCGTAGGCTACTCCGATGGCTATCGAAGGGCCTTCACGAACAAGTCCTACGTCCTGATCAATGGCCAGCGGGTTCCCACAGTCGGAAAGATCTCCATGAACACTGTCATGGTCGATGTCACGGACCTTAAGGGCGGTGTGAAGCCAGGCGACGAAGTCGTGCTTTTCGGCAGGCAAGGAGCCGCCGAAATCTCCCAAGGCGAACTCGAGGACTTCAACAATGCCCTGCTGGCTGATCTCTACACCGTCTGGGGCAACTCCAACCCTCGTATCCTGAAGAATCAATAA
- a CDS encoding NAD-dependent succinate-semialdehyde dehydrogenase produces the protein MKNLAKAALEKLRRPDLLEKRAYIDGQWIEGETCLAVVDPATSETIAQVAHCSEGWIDKAVDAATEAFESWRDTPPAQRGAILRRWAALTREHSYDLAIIMTAEQGKPFKESLGEIAYGANFLEWFAAEAERSYGESIPSHLDGSQLTTKLQPIGVTAAITPWNFPSAMITRKAGAALAAGCPMIVKPAPETPLSALALAKLGQEAGIPAGVFQVVTGDAPKLSARLLQRTEVRAFSFTGSTQVGRILLRQSAETVKKVSLELGGHAPFIVFDDSSIEEAVQGCIGAKFATSGQDCLAANRIYVQRSIYEPFVKAFAEATAALKVGHGLEEDVDIGPMTRVSVANKCRDHIGNAISLGARVLTGGMENDLGSSFVSPTVLADVTDEMDITFEETFGPVAAVLPFDTEDEVVRRANDTEYGLAAYVYTNDLRRAARVSDRLEYGMVALNTPKFTGAPIPFGGWKQSGLGREGSRHGLAEYMELKYVCVGGL, from the coding sequence ATGAAAAACCTTGCCAAGGCTGCGCTCGAGAAGTTGCGCCGCCCCGACCTTCTGGAAAAACGTGCCTACATCGATGGGCAGTGGATCGAAGGTGAAACCTGTCTGGCGGTAGTCGACCCGGCAACCAGCGAGACCATTGCCCAGGTTGCCCATTGCAGCGAAGGCTGGATCGACAAGGCGGTCGATGCCGCGACCGAAGCGTTCGAGTCCTGGCGCGACACGCCTCCAGCTCAACGTGGGGCGATCCTGCGTCGCTGGGCAGCGCTGACCCGGGAACATTCGTACGACCTGGCGATCATCATGACCGCCGAGCAAGGCAAGCCCTTCAAGGAGTCCCTGGGCGAAATCGCCTATGGCGCCAATTTCCTTGAGTGGTTCGCCGCCGAAGCCGAGCGCAGCTACGGTGAGTCGATCCCCAGTCACCTCGATGGCAGCCAGTTGACCACCAAGCTGCAACCCATTGGCGTGACTGCGGCGATCACCCCCTGGAACTTTCCGAGCGCAATGATCACCCGCAAGGCTGGTGCTGCGCTGGCGGCCGGCTGCCCCATGATCGTCAAGCCCGCTCCGGAAACCCCTCTCTCCGCGCTCGCCCTGGCCAAGCTTGGACAAGAAGCCGGCATCCCGGCGGGCGTCTTCCAGGTCGTCACCGGCGACGCACCGAAGCTCTCGGCCAGGCTGCTGCAGCGAACGGAAGTGCGCGCCTTCAGCTTCACCGGATCGACCCAGGTAGGCCGCATTCTCCTGCGCCAATCGGCCGAGACAGTGAAGAAAGTCTCGCTTGAACTGGGTGGCCATGCGCCTTTCATCGTCTTTGACGACAGCTCGATCGAAGAGGCGGTGCAAGGCTGCATCGGTGCGAAGTTCGCGACCTCCGGCCAGGACTGCCTGGCGGCAAACCGCATCTATGTACAGCGCTCCATCTATGAGCCGTTCGTGAAGGCATTCGCGGAAGCCACCGCAGCCCTCAAGGTGGGCCATGGCCTGGAAGAAGATGTCGATATCGGCCCGATGACCCGGGTGAGCGTGGCCAACAAGTGCCGCGATCACATAGGCAACGCGATCTCCCTGGGCGCTCGCGTTCTCACCGGCGGCATGGAAAACGATCTGGGCAGCAGCTTCGTCTCCCCGACCGTACTGGCCGACGTGACCGACGAGATGGATATCACTTTCGAGGAAACCTTCGGCCCGGTGGCTGCAGTTCTGCCCTTCGACACCGAAGACGAGGTGGTTCGGCGAGCGAACGACACCGAGTACGGCCTGGCGGCTTACGTCTACACCAATGACCTGCGCCGCGCGGCCCGGGTCTCCGACCGCCTCGAATACGGCATGGTCGCCCTGAACACCCCGAAATTTACCGGCGCGCCAATCCCCTTTGGCGGCTGGAAACAATCCGGCCTTGGCCGGGAAGGCTCCAGGCACGGTTTGGCTGAGTACATGGAGCTCAAATACGTCTGCGTAGGCGGCCTTTAA
- a CDS encoding D-2-hydroxyacid dehydrogenase, translating to MNHPPLGACAATVSGIPAEVKLATPVLLLESRAAEIRSILALAAPEIRIIEELSNSAEVETCEIWLGEPDRAAALLRLGYSPRWLQSTWAGYKPLLAPGLPKSYRLSRAVGVFGQAIAEYALTHLLAHTQHLRRRDLSQAQATWDSGTPAGLSGARVLIAGAGEIGCDLARFLRPFGVTITGMARGAKADPAFDRIIGPDQLLSAAGASDFIINLLPDTPETADIFDERFFHAVNPNAVFINAGRGTSVVDQALISALADGRLAWAVLDVFREEPLPRQHPFWTTPRLTITAHVAGPLVPNLMARQFLENLSRYRQGQALKGQVDFHCDY from the coding sequence ATGAATCACCCGCCCCTTGGCGCATGTGCCGCCACCGTTTCCGGAATTCCGGCCGAGGTCAAATTGGCAACTCCTGTACTACTTCTGGAATCCCGCGCCGCCGAAATCCGATCGATACTGGCGTTGGCGGCTCCCGAAATCCGGATCATCGAGGAGCTCAGCAACTCCGCCGAAGTCGAAACTTGTGAGATATGGCTGGGCGAGCCCGATCGTGCCGCGGCGCTGCTCAGGCTGGGCTACTCGCCTCGCTGGCTTCAATCCACCTGGGCCGGCTACAAACCGCTCCTGGCTCCCGGCTTGCCCAAGTCCTACCGACTCAGCCGGGCCGTCGGGGTATTCGGGCAGGCGATAGCCGAGTACGCACTGACCCACCTGCTCGCGCATACGCAACACCTGCGACGTCGGGATCTAAGCCAGGCGCAGGCTACCTGGGACTCCGGGACACCCGCAGGGCTTTCCGGCGCCCGAGTCCTGATTGCAGGAGCCGGTGAAATAGGCTGCGACCTGGCCCGCTTCCTCCGCCCGTTCGGCGTGACGATCACCGGCATGGCCAGGGGCGCCAAGGCTGATCCGGCATTCGATCGCATCATCGGCCCCGACCAGCTCCTGAGTGCCGCTGGCGCCTCGGATTTCATCATCAACCTGCTGCCGGACACGCCGGAAACCGCCGACATCTTCGACGAGCGCTTCTTTCACGCGGTCAATCCGAACGCCGTGTTCATCAATGCCGGACGTGGCACTTCGGTCGTCGACCAGGCCCTGATCTCCGCCCTGGCCGATGGGCGTCTCGCCTGGGCGGTGCTGGACGTGTTCAGGGAAGAACCCCTGCCTCGCCAGCACCCTTTCTGGACAACACCACGCCTGACCATCACCGCCCATGTTGCGGGCCCTCTGGTTCCCAACCTGATGGCCAGGCAGTTCCTGGAGAACCTGTCGCGGTACAGACAGGGCCAGGCGCTGAAGGGGCAAGTCGACTTTCACTGCGACTACTGA
- a CDS encoding succinylglutamate desuccinylase/aspartoacylase family protein, which yields MRQRTHVISGASLGTSREVHSFHFGTEGARKVYIQAGLHASELPGMLVSHYLREILLQEEASGNLVGEVVLVPVANPIGLDQTVLTYQMGRFDLYTGENFNRYFPDLSVEVAEALKGRLGPDGDGNVALARAALRLQIERLQPARHVDALRKVLLSLSCDADIALDLHCDCESVLHLYAHPGNLEEVMPLAALMGAQATLYAQEQGNSPFDEVSVSFWVKLQNLLPGFPIPTPTISVAIELRGQLEVSHRQAREDAGRILDYLRLQGVLRGRDEVLVPPLYHKATPLDGTEVLFSEAPGVIVYLAQCGDMLEPGDPVVDVLDPVIGETKRYCAGVKGVLFARQNRRYAMPGMDLAYIAGETPLRGGHLLSA from the coding sequence ATGCGGCAACGAACTCACGTCATCTCAGGAGCATCGCTGGGCACCAGCAGGGAGGTGCATAGCTTTCATTTTGGAACGGAGGGGGCGCGCAAGGTTTACATCCAGGCCGGACTGCATGCCAGCGAACTGCCAGGCATGCTCGTCAGCCACTACCTGAGGGAGATCCTCCTGCAGGAGGAAGCGAGCGGGAACCTGGTGGGCGAGGTTGTGCTGGTGCCGGTGGCCAACCCGATCGGACTGGACCAGACCGTGCTGACCTACCAGATGGGGCGCTTCGACCTGTACACGGGCGAGAACTTCAACCGGTACTTCCCGGATCTCTCAGTCGAAGTGGCCGAGGCCCTGAAAGGACGCCTGGGGCCCGATGGCGATGGGAATGTCGCGCTGGCCCGGGCCGCACTCAGACTGCAGATCGAAAGGCTGCAACCTGCGAGGCATGTCGATGCCCTGCGCAAAGTGCTTCTGAGCCTTTCCTGTGATGCCGACATCGCGCTGGACCTGCATTGCGACTGCGAGTCGGTACTGCACCTGTATGCTCATCCGGGCAATCTGGAGGAGGTCATGCCGCTGGCGGCCCTGATGGGGGCGCAAGCGACGCTCTATGCCCAGGAGCAGGGAAACAGCCCGTTCGATGAAGTGAGTGTGAGTTTCTGGGTGAAGCTGCAGAACTTGCTCCCTGGTTTCCCCATACCCACGCCCACCATCAGTGTTGCCATCGAGTTGCGCGGGCAGCTTGAAGTCAGCCACCGCCAGGCCCGGGAAGATGCCGGTCGCATCCTCGACTACCTGCGCTTGCAGGGCGTACTGCGTGGGCGGGACGAGGTTCTGGTTCCCCCTCTGTATCACAAGGCAACGCCGCTGGACGGAACCGAAGTGCTGTTCTCGGAAGCGCCTGGGGTGATTGTTTACCTCGCCCAATGCGGTGACATGCTCGAACCCGGTGATCCGGTGGTGGACGTCCTCGATCCCGTCATCGGTGAGACGAAACGCTATTGTGCGGGTGTCAAAGGTGTTCTTTTCGCCAGGCAGAACCGACGCTACGCAATGCCGGGAATGGACCTGGCCTACATCGCGGGGGAAACACCTTTGAGAGGTGGGCATCTGCTTTCGGCATGA
- a CDS encoding glutamine synthetase family protein yields the protein MSQTLVHFVSHDYAGITRARTFPEQRLESNLKKGLCWTPANLALNPFGSIVENPWGASGDLIMMPDRDSEVCVSGDDSTSPLRYFHTDFLNMDGSPWEACPRQYLKRQVAGLAELGIKAIASFEHEFMFTDIQVPAPCFSLEAARSEEQLCSLIVAALIEAGVDPEMCIPEYAARQFEVTCSPAQALKAADRAVNVREVVREICRRQGRRVSFSPVSSLNPGTNGVHVHVSLWSEDDLPLTYDPGRPGQLSELASHFSAGVLEHMNALTAITAPGVVSYQRLRPNSWSAAYACIGQQNREASIRIAPIAHLDGNDAARQANIEYRAADALASPHLVLGAILAAGIDGIKRKLAMPELVNTNPSSIPASEHARFGLRALPADLDEALQELAADEVIKSGLGAALFDCYQAIKKSEIREMNNKDEKEVRDIYSAVY from the coding sequence ATGAGTCAGACCCTCGTTCACTTCGTCAGTCACGACTACGCAGGTATCACCCGCGCGAGGACCTTCCCCGAGCAGCGGCTGGAGTCCAATTTGAAGAAGGGGTTGTGCTGGACACCGGCCAACCTGGCCCTGAACCCGTTCGGCAGCATTGTCGAAAACCCATGGGGTGCGTCCGGGGACCTGATCATGATGCCGGACCGGGACAGCGAGGTTTGCGTCTCGGGTGATGACTCGACGAGCCCGCTGCGGTATTTCCACACGGACTTCCTGAACATGGATGGAAGTCCCTGGGAGGCTTGTCCGCGCCAGTACCTGAAACGCCAGGTGGCCGGTCTCGCGGAGCTGGGCATCAAGGCCATTGCCTCGTTCGAGCATGAATTCATGTTCACCGACATCCAGGTTCCGGCCCCGTGTTTTTCCCTGGAGGCCGCAAGATCCGAAGAGCAGCTGTGCTCACTCATCGTGGCGGCGCTCATCGAGGCCGGTGTCGATCCGGAAATGTGCATTCCCGAATATGCCGCCCGGCAGTTCGAGGTCACCTGCAGCCCCGCACAGGCACTCAAGGCAGCCGATCGCGCGGTCAACGTCCGGGAGGTGGTGCGGGAAATCTGTCGACGACAGGGGCGGCGGGTGTCGTTCTCGCCTGTCAGTTCGCTCAATCCCGGAACCAATGGCGTGCACGTCCATGTTTCCCTCTGGAGCGAGGACGACCTGCCGCTGACGTACGATCCCGGCCGGCCGGGCCAGCTATCGGAACTGGCCAGCCACTTCAGTGCCGGCGTACTCGAACACATGAACGCCCTGACGGCGATTACCGCGCCGGGTGTGGTGTCCTACCAGAGGCTGCGCCCGAACAGCTGGAGCGCGGCTTATGCGTGCATTGGCCAGCAGAATCGCGAGGCCTCCATTCGCATCGCCCCCATCGCGCATCTGGATGGCAACGATGCGGCCAGGCAGGCCAACATCGAATATCGCGCCGCCGATGCGCTGGCATCTCCGCACCTGGTACTCGGCGCGATCCTGGCCGCCGGTATCGACGGCATCAAGCGCAAGCTCGCAATGCCGGAGTTGGTCAACACCAATCCGTCATCCATTCCCGCCAGCGAACACGCCCGGTTCGGTTTGCGTGCGTTGCCTGCCGATCTCGATGAAGCCCTGCAGGAACTGGCCGCAGACGAAGTCATCAAGTCCGGCCTCGGGGCGGCGTTATTTGATTGCTATCAGGCGATCAAGAAAAGCGAGATCAGGGAAATGAACAACAAGGACGAGAAGGAAGTTCGCGATATTTATTCTGCTGTCTACTAA